tacgtcgattttccttcggtacaagcaaacgacacagctactacactcgtagtaccctacacgacagccgacacacaacttgatacttcgtcaacgtcgatagataaacctaaaacaacgcgttctggaagacgagtaagatttccagaacatcttaacgaatattgcacgtaggacataagctttatcttgaattacccttgcatagtttattataaaattttttttaatgtgctcatttttttttatttatataaaaaaaacaaaaaaaaacaaagcattttttattttttttgaacgtatatatatatttttatatataaaaaaaaaccaaaagaaaaccattttttttccgatcgcttttacgctttttgtaagtgtattagtttaatcatttttttccccgctcaccttgtgtccctacgcaagtacgagtgtatttttgatatgcactcacacgttctatttttcctcttttccaggacggctggaaaagaacgacgaagtttctgtagctgtaaataattccccaaaatcaatagctcattaagtgtgcgacattggatgctgaccatgttgtttaagtggacttgtttaactgaaggctttcggtcatgcattcgtaccagatcacgtttcaacacggcgtgggacacagctcctacgtttcactagccagcttatagaaaaggtcctcgatatattggtaacgaatcaaatatatctttcctgcctcttctcgtctgacttctgatttctatctgactgggaacgatcgaatatagaaggtgctactggtagctagttgtaaaactagaacatccgttgcatcgtcacgcacatatatctggtgcccctttctaacgatatttatatgttcaaataaatgacgATAAAACCAAGGCCTAAATCCCAAATTTCAAAAACCCATAAATAATAGGAGAGAGCAAACCGTGTGTTTTATAGTTTGGTTATATTCATATTGATGAAAATGGAGGTCTGGTGTATGCATGATCAGTCTAGATATTAGGcagtccataataaagtgcttAATTGGTGGCTGGAAATGCAAGGAAGAGTTTATGAAGCTCTTAAGAGTCAAGTAACAGGTTTATTAGTGTTTGGACCCCGGTGatagtgtcacagttacggataggtattggcaaccaaTTACATAATAAACTATACCGCACGGTAAAAATTTACAACCCATTGGTTTTCGATGTTTCACAGTAAACCGTTTATATGTTTCGTTTTTGAGTCTGTAGACTTGGTAATGGATGGACAGGATGTTAGAAATGAGAGTCCACATATTGCTTGGCCGAtagtgccataaaggttctaaggAGATGTGCTTACATCTATCTGTGTAGTCAGGAGTGGAGTCACGTTCTAGCAGTCGGTGTATGAAGTGTCTTCGGACACCTACCTTTATCTTGTCTGTGACATTCATGTTTGAGAAAGTAAAAGAGCGATATTCAAAAGAGGGTCtcataaatattttgtaaagggtaagcttaCCCCTGTTGTGAAGAAATCTTTTATTAAACCACTTAGCTGTCTAGATTaagaaataatagaggaggcaTGTTCTTAGAATTTCAGGCATCTTGTGTAATATCTATATCGTGCACTAATTCGAGTGTATGAACTGTACTTTAATTGTAGTAACGTTCACAGGGATGTTTTCCAAAATGCACGATCTTACACTTGTTGTGGTTAGATGGTAATCGCCATTCTTCGCTTCAGATAGGTTATTGAGGTCACTTTGAATCTGAGATACACTTTCACTTCAAGCTTCAGGCCTAAagttgtatactattttgagataatCAGAGTATAATCATGGTCTCCCAAATTTTATGGTGTCACATACATCGTTTATATGCATAAAAAAAAGAGTGGACCTAAAACACGCCCCTGGATGactccactagttattggtcttgGTGACGAGAGAGAGCCATTTACTATCCCATTTGTTCACGTCCTGTTAGGAATGAAGCTAATCATGGATataatgagcaaagatggatagtggctagcagtggaatacaggacgcacgtttcgtcctatttcgtactcgtcagctggatgtgtctgcatctcagagttgatgttcactctgggactccaacccagtaccctcgcttcaaacgccatcgtgttatccactcagctactgagtcctgatagccacttgcttgtgcaattgggtgaagtttaaattcacctggtattgTTTGGTCGAATCTTCGCACTGATGTTGAgaactgcaatcgatcagtctcttattggcatatgtgcatactgtgcgtattgtctcgatatagccttaattcacaaacactataaacaaagattgattgtggctagcagtggaatccaggacgcgcgtttcggtGGAACTTTCCACATATTCTTCAACAGTTTCATTGGTCCCCATTCCGAGTAAGGAAttatagtatttcctccctctctGCAAAAGGATAAGGGCACTCTGGAGCGTATCAAacggcgagccacgaaatcagttagAGGACTCGAATTCAAACCCTATGAAGAGCGCATCTAACCACTTAAAATTTACCCGTTACAGTAAAGGCGTCTCAAAGATGACCTTCTTAAGGCTTaaagtatccttaacacttctgaaCATCTGCTTATGTTCAGCTCCAACACAAATCTAAGGGGTAACACCTAGAAGCTGGAGAGACAACACAGCAGAATGGATTATGGGCATACCTTCTACTCTTCAAGAGTAGTTAAACGTTGTCATTCACTGCCGGTTGGGACAGTCTAATAGACTTCTCAGGAGTACTTTAAGAGGAAATTTGACCTATTTTTAAAGACCAGGGGTAACATCGTaatatgatttaccaatttctttttttcctattataggtaatatacctaggttcctgcctggaggtattggtgatccactgctattaGACACGGAAGCTCGTTAGACGAAAGcctcttctattccgtccacaaccgtTTGATTATCAAACAGTAATGTTTCTATGACATCGAAAGTTTGAAAATAACTCAGCGGTTGAAGAAGTTTGGGTAGAATTTACTAAAAGCGATGACAAATCACATATcaaattttgtttgtatcaatcACCGTGTTGTAACCTTGCTTTAGTCTGTGACCTATATTTCAAAGGAAGCGTCGGTCGGCTCATTTAGTCATGAAGTGTTTCCTATGTTTGACTGCTTTTTTTGTAGTCGTTGTTGGTGATTCTGGTTTCAGAAAGTGGTCAAATCTCGAGCCTTCATTATCTCTGGGTAGACTTTTTGAGCAACAGGTTAAAGAGGGCGTGCCTGGCTCTGTAAATGTTGAGCTGCTTGACGACATTATTGCAGCTTGGAAATTTTTCAAAATTCAATTCAAGCGAGCTTATAATGGTATTCATGAGGAAACAAGGCGATTCTTTATATTCTCGGCTAATTTCGTCAAGATGATGGAGCACAACCATGCCTTTCAAGAAGGCAAGGTGACATACAAAATGGGTGTCAATGAATTTACTGATAAAGTAAGCCAGTTTTGCATCATTTACACTTGCAGACTGACTATGAACTTAAAAAGTTGCGTGGATATAAAGTCACTAGTGGTGCTATCAGACATAAAGGGTCGACGTTTATTAGGTCAGAACATACTAAACTCCCGAGCAAGGTTGATTGGCGAAGAGAAGGAGCAGTAACCGATGTAAAAAATCAAGGCCAATGTGGTTCATGTTGGGCATTCTCTACAACGGGAGCTATAGAAGGTCAACACTATCGTAAAACTAACCGTCTAGTTAATTTGTCCGAGCAGCAATTGGTTGATTGTAGCAAGAGTTATGGAAATAATGGTTGTTCTGGTGGTCTAATGAATTCGGCGTTTGAATATGTTCGCGACAATGAAGGCATTGATTCTGAGATTTCCTATccatatgtatctggtgatGGAACGGAAAATAATAGATGTTTATTCAATGCTTCAAACATTTTAGCTCAGGTTACAGGCTATGTAAACATTCACGAAGGTGACGAGCGTGCATTAATGGATGCTGTGGCGACAAAAGGTCCTGTTTCAGTTGCCATTAATGCTGGTCTTCCCAGTTTTTCTATGTACAAATCAGGTGGGTGGTTTCATGTATAACGATTATTATTCGTTCCATCCGATGACAAGTTCTTAAAAGATTTTCTTACAATATGCAGCTGGATATCTATATTTTACTTGCATTTTGAATCACCCTCAGTTTTAGTCGTTAAGTAATAGAGACAAAGTAATGGCGAGGAATGAGAATTCCTATGTAAGCATTAATGTTCATGCGTAGTTTATACGCTCGTTAGTTATGTACAACATTTATCTGACCAAATTGTCTGTAAAAGTCTAATATACTGAGCTAACCGATCAGAACTAGGATAGCATCCCAAACACTTTGTACGAAATTTATGGTGCAGTGATCAGGCGAATGTTGGCAATATTTGGTTCTTGGGGTTCTTGAGGACAATCGAAAAGCGTGTCCTCTATGGTCTTCACGCTAAGTTACAAAACACCTGTACCTAAGTCAGGTTGTATGTTAAAGTATTTGATGTGTCTCATTGCGTATTCAAGAGTGCTTAGTGAAGCTGGATGTTTACTCCTTTTTCTTACTCTCACTCTAAATCTTAACCCTAAGTTTCTCAAGTTTTTAAACATAAAGGTGGTAAGGTATTGGAttgtagctgatgtcagtttgtgttTAAAACCCTGACCCTCATTTGTAAACCTAACTCACAATTCCACTTTAATTTTTAATACTTAACCGTAACCTTTTCGCATTATAACTGCTGTTAGTTGATGACAAAACTGACTGTGGTGATAAGCCTAGCTCATAACTACATCTTAATCATATGTTTCTAATATCTACAGTGCTGCTACGGTTTCTAACCATTCAAACTTCATTAGGAGTACCTAACTTTCAATAtctcattttgttttgttattcGAAACAGTTATATACATGACAATTTAAATTGATCTACTAGTATTAATTTCAGTCGAGGCTAATATTACATTTGCGCTTCCCATTTCCACTGTCAGTCAAGATCATATCAGAGCAGTCAAGCAATAACTGAAAATCCTTATTTTTGAGGTTGCGTAGGATTTTATGTTTTATGCAAAAATGTGTTTATGTTACTATTTTTACCTTCTTTATTGCTTAGGCATCTATTCAGATACTGATTGTGAGGGCACGTTAGATGCCCTTGATCATGGGGTTCTGGTGGTGGGTTATGGAGAAGAAAATGGTCGGTCATATTGGCTTATAAAGAATAGTTGGGGTGAAGAGTGGGGTGAAAAAGGTTATATTAAAATCTCAAAGGGTTCTCATAATATGTGTGGTGTTGCCAGTGCGGCTTCATACCCTCTAGTATGAAATATTTGTTTCCAGATGTTAACATTTGAAGAAAATAATACAATCTCGATTTTTTGATTTTTATGCAGGACTTATTTGATGTACATAATCTCATATTCCGttgataatttatttgtattcCGTTTTGTATAACTTGTTTGTAATCAATCTGATTTTCTCCACCCATTCCTTGCCTTTTTATATCATCAGGTAGTAAGTAATTGATCATTGTCGTCTCAAATGATAACAGCTTTTACGAATTGAAAGGTATAGGACCCCAGTGAAGAAAGGTGGTATCTTATTTTAGTTGTTATTCTTGAATCTCAAGTGTCATAAAACCTGTAGacattttaaattaatattCTAGATGGTAAAATTTCTCTTACCATAGTTACCGTAGATGCTAATCATACTTTGTCATGATTGACCTCCACTCCTGTTTTTCAAGATTTTGCCATGTCAAACAGGCTGATTAAAGCGTGTTTTTGCTGAGGGAGACATTGATGAGGCGCGATGTTTATGTGACCTTCAGAGTATCCACCTACTAAGTAGGACTAAATGATGGTTATAAATCAGTGAGTCAgtcggctacaacgtaggaccaggcacatatattcatcgatccaagttgccacacctcattagcacaacgagGTGAACACCAttttcatagaagtagttacttcagtggtagtaatatataaaagattgtgtataaggatatagtacagaaagaaaGAAGGTTGTAAGGtcattttaatctcacagtttaagggaaaacaaagagtgtatacacacGCCATCGTaatagattctgagccatgtcacccagagtcaaACTGAGAACCAGTCGCCTGCTGGAACCCGGTAGGAATTAGAATCacgatttacagttgatggttaggattAGGAATTAAACTTCGGGATtccatcacaaactgacatcagctagaATGCCAGGACGCCATTTAACCAGACGGACAAATAAATCTCGCGCCAATTTCCAAGGCCTGTTATCctgaatctgattggttcatccacaAACAGTAATCTCACCGAAACACTTTTAGATCAAAATGCGTTACCTTAGCAACGGTTGGGAACTTACCGTAGCAGGATAATTTTTCGTACGGGTAGTTAGTGTCCTCAACGATGCTATTGTAGCACGCCTCCATTATCACATTCCCACGTGGTTTGTCCGGACCTTTGGATGAACAAATTATTTCTCATCTTCCCAATTATCACTTATTTAGCCTTGCCATTGACTCATGTGTGTGACCTCGGGTGTACTTTGTACATGTGTGTATGTTAGTGCGTATTTTCGTATACCTTTATCTCTTTCATGCTTATAAAGACTGAGTCACTTATTACTCATAGAGTTGGGTGTTTTTGTCTCACATGGATTTCTTTTCATCTCTTATCGTTCGCCTACATTATCGAATGACAGAAATGTATGTCCCTCAAACACCTTCGTATTCGGCTTTTTAAATTTAGTTTTTTATTAGCACGATATGTTGACAGGATATATATGAAGTAGTTAAGATATATATTTCGTGAACATCAATATAATTCAATCATACTTGGAGTTATACTGCGGGTATTAAACTGCTTACAAATGAAGAAAACAGTAGTAAACTATTAAATTAGCACACCATTGGCCTCGTGATTGTCCAGTGTCAAACGAAAGGTTGAAGAAACCCTAAAAAAGAATAGAGGCCATGTTTTGGCATCTTTAAACAACCGTGGACTGGATTCATGTTGTCAACTCGATAAAGTCAGTGCTTACTCGGATTATCAAGTCGTAGATTTTTTGTGAGGTAAAAGGTTGTGAAACAACTGACTGTATGACAAACTATCCCGTCTACCATCTGTCCCACCCCTTTTTTCTGGGTCTATTTCATATTAATCGTACAGCTAGTTTTAACAATCAGAATGTACTAAATCCCTTTTCTTATCTATAATCACCCCTCAAAATGCATGTTGAGGCTTCAATTGTTCAAACCCATCAGAATGTTGGATATCGGAAATAAAGGGTTATACTAGATGCAGTCCAACTTCTGTGTAATTGGGTCCTCAGATTTATTAATTGGAGCAGGTGACCTTAACGCTTAATTAAGTAGATTAAAAAAGCAGAAAGACAAGAACCTATATCTTTTGGAAATCGATTTTAACCAAACAGATGAAGGTGCCCTGTCAACCGTCTATTCTTACAAACTTTCAAAATGTGAGAAATAATCGGCATCGACACATATCGATTAGCTAAAATGGACGACCATTTATGGGAATCAATAGAGAAGTACCACTTCTTCTTGGTCAGTTATTAATCATCTGTAAGTGAATGGACTGTCGAAAAGCAATGGAGATATCATCTACTCAGTGTTAGCATTGAGACAAAGGGTTAACAGTTGTATTACACGTATACTTTTCAGGAGCTTTACACGGTCTTAACTGGAATCTGACTTGAAGTGAGCCGTTCTTAATGTGTTATTTACATTaacactcctcagcagtatcaTAAATTTCTCTGATAGTTCTCATTTCGTCGAAAAACTGATGTTGAGTCATTACAGTCAGCAAGGGCCAAAATTATCACTCCAAAGTCACCTTTGTAGTAACTTTATAAGTGTTCATCTGTTTATAAAACTAAttaatgtgttatatatatatatatatatatatatatatatatacagaataGTCGTTCGTGGGCAATAGCTGTCCAGTACTACATAGTTAACTAGATGAAGTCAGTAATTGATATGAAACTGCGAGTAGTAAATGGCTTTGGAAACATTATCCATGAATATACACTCTTTGATCAAATGAAATAATCGACAAATTAATACGTAATTATAATTTGTCACAATATTCATGTTCtgttttgataataatattcattagtCTTCTACGTAATTATTTGTCAACTTGCATAAATCGATAGATTATTTGTGTATTCACATACAAAGAATAGTTTCCAGCTTACATAAGACTCattcacaaacatacatttAAAGACCATACAGTGTTTATCATAGATTTAAGCTTCAAGATGAAAACAACTGATGTTTAGTGGTTGTTTTTGATTTTGATATaattttttacaaaaataaTCCGACTGCTTACATGTTGTCTAGCGTATATATAATAACACTAAACATTTGTATTCATTATCATGcatttttgattgaaatcatgtataaacagtttaaataagtTTGATTATTAGGTCACAAAAACGATGCTCTTATGATTGATTTCTATGATCGAAAATTTTTTTCAAGCACTTTGTAATGTAAACAAAAATTATCAGAATAGGATTTGTAGggaatagtaattttaatagttgaattcatgagataATCTAAGCCAGATTACTACtgtaacctggaagcactggacagacgCTTCGTCCTCGCACGGGACTCTTAaccatcaggaattccactacatTAATACGTCGTCGCAGCCCGATACGTAATCAAGGTTGTTCAGATGACAATTGATTACATTGTGAAACAGTTCGTGAAGATGAGCACgtgtttggtaaatgcttgttctgtggcaagtttcacccacgtaattcatgtgtatttcgtaattctaaatgcttcaagtgtggtaaaactggacacacTCAGTTTGTAATATCATGGTTCATTACGCGgaaactaatgctaaaatttATGAATGGGATGCTATTAAGgtggatgtttctaatgatcacttatctttatccaagactttttgaagcggtataacgtcacataacagtccagagttgaatgaaacccagaatcactgtgagacaaaagtttctaatcaaccaacttcttatcagatttctcatgttattgtaccagatatggtttgtcataatgattcacatatttctgatgaaatttcttacaactctgagaataatacattaaataggaataatatatttgtaaaatctcagcgaatgaatttgtagtaaatccaacgtttcgcctggcaatctggtccaagctttttcaaggaattataatcaaacattaaaattatcgaatataaataggtacatggttctccgagttcattatacactgaataggtcatccaatcaatgttaacaataacaaagaataattaagaatgaaagaaaagacgacattgttaatacaaaaagattacagaaaaaggaatgggttaacacagtggtgatcccatatcggaaaggaattt
This genomic interval from Schistosoma mansoni strain Puerto Rico chromosome W, complete genome contains the following:
- a CDS encoding subfamily C1A unassigned peptidase (C01 family), whose protein sequence is MKCFLCLTAFFVVVVGDSGFRKWSNLEPSLSLGRLFEQQVKEGVPGSVNVELLDDIIAAWKFFKIQFKRAYNGIHEETRRFFIFSANFVKMMEHNHAFQEGKVTYKMGVNEFTDKTDYELKKLRGYKVTSGAIRHKGSTFIRSEHTKLPSKVDWRREGAVTDVKNQGQCGSCWAFSTTGAIEGQHYRKTNRLVNLSEQQLVDCSKSYGNNGCSGGLMNSAFEYVRDNEGIDSEISYPYVSGDGTENNRCLFNASNILAQVTGYVNIHEGDERALMDAVATKGPVSVAINAGLPSFSMYKSGIYSDTDCEGTLDALDHGVLVVGYGEENGRSYWLIKNSWGEEWGEKGYIKISKGSHNMCGVASAASYPLV